A segment of the Diceros bicornis minor isolate mBicDic1 chromosome 40, mDicBic1.mat.cur, whole genome shotgun sequence genome:
GATGAACTACATGTATATTTTGGATAGGTTACTTAATTTGTGTTTCAATTTTTCcccaaaaaacagaaagaaaataatacctaTCTCGCAAATGAGTTATGCTAAAAACACCTACAGCagtacttggcacacagtaagccctcaataaatggtagcttttACGATCATAAAactattacaaagctataataagaATACCCTAAACACACCAAAATAGGGTAAGCGCCGTATTTCAGTGTCCACCAGATTCTCGCTCACTCAACCTCTGCAAGTCTTTCCTGTGATGTGGACAACACAGTGGAGTTGTGGGAATCAACACAAGACGTCCcgtgaaaaaagccagacttcAGAAAAGTTCTCAGCAACTGAACCAATCTTTCAAATTTATGGTTCAGTTTCAGAAGAGTTAACTACTAAATCCTTAGTGCCCTGAAAGCAAGAATTTCATCTTGTTCATCTTCCACTCTCAGCATCTAGCACACAATCTGAGGAAACAGTCGGCATCCACTGTTTGTTgatgaatgcatgaataaattGATGGGTGAGAGCTATGGTCTGCTCAACTCAGAATTCAGAAGTACATCAGAATTTCGTAACTGTCATTCAGGCTTCAGACCTCAAATGTTACAATACATCATAACAATTTCTAGTTCAAATCATCCCCCTTTGCTTGGCtggttgtttatatattttgtatcgAGGCTTCCTTAGAAGAGATGCTTTACTTCCTTAGGAGAGATGCTTAATCCTCTGGCCCTCTAGTCAAATAGATAATGGTAAATTATTTTCTCTACCACACTTCTTTCTCCCAAGTTAAGCATTATATACTAACCCAACGCATTTAGCTTCACACCTTGTTAAATCTTTCTCTTATCACTTAGATTTCAACAAAAGCCTCCTAATTGGCCTTCCTGCTTCCCTTCCAACTTCCCTAAGGTCTTTTCTCCAAAGCAGCAATCATCTCATTAAATcctaaatcagatcatgtcaacttctctgcttaaaaccttccaatgagccaggtttctcactgctgGAGTGGGAGGTTACACACAAGCAAGAGGGGAacgctagaatgatccatgtgatCCAATGATACAGGATTAGAGCCGAatctcatgtttagcttaatatagacacTCATtggtatagaaataattatagatatgtATGTACACGGGGGTTAGCTCTGTTAGTTGAGAGGACCTAAAAGCAATGGCATCCCGATAGCAATGAGCACACTCAGTGcccagatcttagtttctaaCAGAATTCtctaataaaaggaaccagggctccttggagaaatggctgattataGGGCTGCAGCAGGGAACATATAAAGatagcctggagcatcttgtagtgctaGAAaggaattcctcaaaaaatcaaaatgatgGGGGTACGTCaagtcaaagggacacaggaaccaTCTGAAAGGGCTCCCAAGGGTAAAGCTGGATTAATACGAGCAACAAAATAACAAAGTTTTGGCTTATAATCCAAACCATAAAATaaccatgagtccatactgatataaataaaggaataaattaattaatgggAGAGAAGGAACAAATTTCCATTAcagaagaattcaaaataatttatgtagatattctCCCCTCAAAGAGGTGGAGTAAAACTATTCACTCCTGGAGTACGCGCCATGCTTAACGACTTGTTCCCAGAGTACAGTATAAAAACAGGGGAAATAACACTACACTAGAGAAACCTGATAAACATCTGTCAGCCAAGTGATCATGGTTAACACCAACTGTGATAAAAGTCAAGTTGATTGCATGTACCCTCGATATGAAAGAATGAGAATGGCACTTcacttctgtggtcttcctccccaaaacccataacacCACTctcagagaaaaacatcagacaaactccaATTGAGGGATATTGTACAAAATACTTGACCAATACCTCCTCAAATACCTGACCACCTCAAAACTGTcagggtcatcaaaaacaaggaaagtctgagaaactatcatagtcaagaggagcctaaggagacaggaCGACTACATGTAATGTGGTATCTCGGATGGGATTCTAGAACAGTAAAAGGATATcaggtaaaaactaagaaaatctgaatgAAGTATGAATTTTAGTTAATACTgagtcaatattggttcatcaattataaccaatgtaccatactaatgtaagatgttaataaaaggggaaactgggtgtgggataTATAGGAACCGTGTACTATCTTCACAACTTTTcagtaaatctaaaattactctaaaataaaaagtttacttattGAGAAACTAAAAACCTCCAATGCCTCTCCATTTGAATCAGTGATAGCCAGTCCTTAACCCTCACCTCCAGGACTTCATCTCCAATTACTCTATTGCTCAATGCTACACACACTGGCCCCCTTGCTGGTCCTGGAACTTGCTAGGTaggcatgctcccttggcctggcTGTTCTTTCTCGTGAAATGCTCCTGATATTCACATGGTTAATTCCCTTATTTCCTTCAATTTTTGGCTCAAATCTACTCTTCTCAATGATGTCTACTCTGATTCCATTATTTAGCATTTTGACTCACAGTTGTCAGCACCCCCAATGCCTCCTattctatttgattttctttccatagcacttatcatcgTCTAACAAAATTTGTTTGTTAGGTTTGttgtttgttgtctgtctccaTTCAATTGCATGTTAGTTCCACAAGGAcaaggattttttaattttgtttttggtttgttcTGTCTATTCACAGATGTATCTCAAGCATCTACCTAAAGCAGCACCTGCtatgtagtaggcactcaatttTTGCTGGATGAAGTTCAGTCTATAGACTTCAGAAGGTGTGACAGTCAAAAGTTATGTTTTAATAAAGTAAACGTTATTCTTAATAATTAGGCACACAACTCTTGGACTTTGAAGCAACGATACTGTCTTCTACCATACAGTAACTTTTCTCTTGCACAGATGCAAACATAggaaaacacatataaaaagtatgatcctatttccattaaaaaaagataTGTGAATGAGTGTGTATACACAGAAAAACTCTGGAAGGCTATCAGAAAAACGTTACCCGTGGGGTAGGCTACCAGagtgatttttcctcttttttctccctgtaTTGTCTGAtcgttttattgttgttttacaaTAACCATGTATATAATTGTTCTTTAAGAAAACGATTTCCCTTCCTAGAGAAACAAGATATCTGTTTAATGATAAAGGGGGGAGAGGGAGCACTACTGAAAACGCAGAACATAGAATCTCCCTTTCAATAAACCGGGATCTCTGAAGGCAAGAAATGTCTCTTCCTTGAACTCAATGCCTAACAAGTGGTAGGCAGCCCTTCTAAGCGCCTTTTGGCAAAAATACGCAGAACAAGCAGCTTTGAGTAGGTGGCGACCAAAACATGGTTGCAGAATCACAAAACTTGAGTAAAACCGTAAGTATTTTAACTGCCAACTTCGGAAGGTTCGCCTTCTAAAATGCAGCAATTTAAAATTTAGgcaattttgtattttcattaacAAAAATTTAAGTTATGTTCATCTCCAACGGAAAGCCGACGTTATGAATCAAGCAGAAGCACAGAAAATGCTAAAACAAGCTTGAATTCCCTTCCCCAGGCTGTCCATCCCGGGCGGCTCGACCCTGGAGCCGCGCGTCCCGGAATCCCCGGAACTGGACACAGGGTCAGGTCGCCAATGTCCTCTCGGGAGCCCAAGGGACGGGATCGCGACGCAGGCCCATTTAGGTTACTGCGATCCGCAAACTCAGAATCGAACAGGGAAAATCAACCTGCATCTGCATAGGGCTCCCAGATACGTACTCCTGGCAAAAACCCATTACTTTCGGCCACTCACCGCCCACCCCCAGCGACCCCTAAATAGTGTTCTGCCTGAACTTACCCACCGAGCGGAAGCCGAGCACAGGAAATACTACCAAGCGTTACCCTCATACCCTGCCGTCCGAGAGCTCACGACCCGCGAAGTGGAGCACTTTAGTTCCGGAGGAGCCCCTCCCCCTCGAGGGCCGTAAACAGAGCGCAGAAGCATTTGGTGTCACGTGACCCCTCCCCGGCCGTGCGGAAGACCCAGCCCAACTCTGGCTGGGCGTGAGGCGACGGGGAGTTTCTGGAATTATGGCGAGGTCTGCGGCGGGGCAGGATCCCGAGAGCACGGCCGCAGTCACTGTGCTAAAGCGGGCGGTGGAACTAGACTCGGAGTCCCGGTACCCGCAGGCTCTGGTGTGTTACCAGGAGGGGATTGACCTGCTCCTGCAGGTTCTGAAAGGTGAGCGTGAGCCGTGGAGGGAGGACCAGGGGAAGAGGATCCCGCGGTCtcagggaggggtgagggggtTAAAAGCGGTTCTTGTGCACCAGGAGGAAGCAGTCAAATACAGAAGGTGGGATATTCTACAGGACAAGTGGACTggtttctttatatctttaataGACACAAGTCATTAAGAAAAGGGGAGTCCTACTCTGGATTTTTAAGAGACATAACCAAATGTAATATATAAGCCTTGACAGGACATGGGTTTGAACGAACTGTACAAGACATTTTTGGAACAATTTGGAAAGTTTGAGTATGGATTGGGTAACATTAAAATGATTAACTTTGCTAGGCAGTATGGTATTTTTGAAAACTGTCCTTAGTTTTTAGAGATGCATACTGAAGTGTTGTAGGAAGAGTGGTCATGATGTCtgaatttaattttacttaagaAAAAACTTTGAAGCGAATGTGGCAGAATGCTAACCATTTTAAAATCTAGGTGATGGGTAGTAAGGGGGTTCATTACACTATTGTCTTTACTTTTCTGTTTAAACTTTTtcattaaaagtaaatgaaatatcACATAGCGGTAGAAGAAAAAGGATTTTTCGTAAGAAATGGGTATAGTACTgaaatttgagggagaaatgtgtAGGATTGTGGGCGGGGACGGTGAGGCTTTTTCTGTTAGGTAGCTATTCAGTGTTGAGGAGTACCCGAATAACGCTTAACATCCAGcacaattcctggcacatagtagacacccAGTAATTACGGGCTTtgcaaatattcctttttttacaagactctctgccagtgaaaagattatgacttgctgagggctctcagatgatggttagcattttttagcaaaaaagtatttttaaattaaggtatttatattttttatttagacataatgctattgcacacttaatagactacggtatagtgtaaacataacctttatgtgcactgggaaaccaaaaaatttgtgtgacttgctttattgtgatattcactttatcGCAGTAGTCTGGAACCGGACTGGCAATATCTCTGGGGATGCTTATAGGTATTAAATTGATTTTAAGACTggcccctgctccccacccactGGAGCTCCCAGTCTGGCCTAAGATCTCCCCTTTGTGCCTTTTAGCCTGTTTATAATTTAAGTGTTACAGAGCTTTGGGACAGCAGAGGGCTTTCTTCAAGGTTCGGTGTTTTTCTCAGATCTGTGAAACTCTACCCTGGGCCTGGCGCATTtgttgatgatgacgatgataagAGTAGGAGTAACTGTCATTTATGAGtgctgagtgccaggcactgtgcagagcACATTCAAAGCATGCCCTCCGTTAACCCTTCAAATTGCCCTATGAAGTAGAAGGTGACGTTATCTTCATTTTTCCGCATAAAAAAGTGAAGTTAGTGTTCCAGCTCCGCCACAGCTGGAACCCAAGGCTTTAAAGACTGGGATACTGACTCCCATAAAGAGACGGAGTACAGTGTTGGTCAGGTGGAACACTGCTCAAGTCCTGCTGCTCTAGGAATCTGAAGCAGGAGAATCACAGGAGTTCTGCTCCAGTGTGCTCCACTGATCCTGTAGAGGTTACAGAGACACTGACGAGATCTTACAGGTTAAGATACAGATGCAGATAACGCTAATACAGGGAATAAGGGCCAGGAGAGAGATTTAGACCAGTGCAATGAGGATTTAAACAGTTAAGGTCATTTGGGGTTGGAAAGGTGGAGGTGGCTTTGATAAGGGCTTTGGAAGAATAAGTAGAATTTCAGAAGTCAGAAATTCAGCTAAAAGTGTTCAAATTCTGTCTGTGCTGTTTTACCAAATAAGTGGTTCAGTTTGGTTCAGCGTATGTCTGTCGAGGAAGAGTGAGAAGTAAAGTTTAAAGGTAGATTGGGGCTTGGAGCACACTGGACAGCCTTGACTGGAGATTTTAACTCATTCCATAGACAAGGAGAAACCATTTAAAGCTTGTACAAAGGTATGACATAATTAAAGTTGCATTTCAAGACTCGTCTCTCTTAGAAGTctcctcttctcccagatatttgCGTGGCACACTCCCTCTCCCCTTTGAGGTCTTTACACAAATATCACCTTCTtcatgaggccttccctgacctccagtGTAAACTTACAGCCCCATCCCAGGACTCCCTTATCCTTcttccttgctttattttacttcatagcacttatcacaatcTAACATACATGTTTTACCAATTTATCTTTATTGTTGTCTTTCCTCCCACTTGAATGATAGGGGAGAATTGTGTCTGTTTTATtaactgctgtatccccagttcTTGGAACAATGTCTGACATgtagtaagttctcaataaatatttcttgattaaatgagtgaatgtggCAAGAGTGTAGGAGAGACGTTAACCTGAAGAAACTAAAGTCGAGCAGACCAATTAAGGAGCTCCTGCAGGAATGAAGATGACAAGTGACAAGGGCCTGAATGAACCAGGGGGTGACACCAATATTAGGAAAAGGAGGGGACAGTGTGGATATTGAATTGTTGGAATTGGCACATGACTAGATGTAGGAGTGAGGTTCTAATGGGAATCAAAGATGGCTGTAAGATTGAAAGCCTGGAAAACCAAGGCATGTTTGAAGAATGGGTCTACAGTGTCAAACTCTGCCAGCTGATCAAGGATGATGAGTAAGAAAGGACTACTACATTTACAGAGGATGGGGAAAATCGAGTATATTTATAGGCAGTAGCAAAGTAGCAGTGGAGTTTAAGGAAAGAGATGTTAGATAAAGTGTGGTTCTAAAGGAAGCTCAGAGTGAGGTGTGTAGAAAAAATTACATAGATAATGATGATactttcaacatttattgagtatttcttCCATGCCAGTCTCTTATAATTAATCATCTCCACAACTCTCTAAGGTGCTATCACTCTTTCCATGTTACagctgaggacacagagaggtTGAATAACACACAGCCAAAAGTGGCAAAACAAGTTTTGAACTAAAATGGTCTGACTCCAGACACTTTGCTGTTAACCACTATTCTTACTACCTCTTTGTAGAGACCATCAAATGCTTAATCCTGGCAAAAAGACAGGATGTTTcaaagtttctgagtttagaggaacATATATCAACCTCGTGGAAGAGTATGAGTTCTCATATCACCTTAGGAGGAAAAACAGGATTCCTCACAAGAGATTTATGGATTATATATGGATATATTAGGGATTTCTTATGCTACTGTAGTATAGGCATGAAAGTGGGGTCTAAGTGATACTAATTTTGGCAGTAGAAGGATTTGAAAGGGAAAGATTccagtaataataatgatgtcaataaaatgttggaaacaacccaaatgcccctACGTAGGAGAgtggttgaataaactatggtatatCCACAATGGAGTACTGTACTgctgtaaaaaagaatgaggaagatctTTATGGAGTGACTTtcaagatatattgttaagtgaaaactACAAAGGACAAAGAGTATCTATAGTATGCTATCCTTCACGtaaaaaagaagatataagaatAGATTCATGTGTCTACTCATTTGTTAAAAGAAACATAGGAAGGATAAAACCAGAAACGAATGAGATTAATTACCTAATGTGCAGAGGGTGGGAAAGAGGTAGAAAGAAGGGGGAAATGGGTATGGGGTAGCAAGATGAGGAAGGAGCTGACACTTCTCTGAGTTACTCAATTGTAATACATCAGGAGGTGGCAAAGAAAATAGGTAACCTAAgtatctttggaaaacagtattttgACTGTATCCTTTAAGGTTAAAGACAAAATGAATAGTATGAATAGTGTATTATATATACAGATGGGTAGACACAGAAATAAACACAGATGTCTGTGTTAGTAAACCTACATGTACTTTCTAGCTGTGTTGACTGAAAGGGCCTAGAGGTAGTGATAGGAGCCCCCCTAGCAGCAGTGAGCACACTTAGTATCCAGAATTTGATTTCTTGATAGCATTCTCCAGTataaggaaccagggctccttgggaaaatggttgattccagggctggggcagggaaaatacaagatgagtttAAAGCATTTTGctccagaaagtaagaaagtgctcaaaaaatgatggggcatgtcaaaaggacacaggagccaacataAAGGAGCTCTCAAAGCCAAAGCTGATAAAGTATGAGCAAGAAAATAATGGTAGTATTGGAATACAACCCATAGAATAAAATCAATATCCATGAGTCCGTATTGATATAAattaataattgaataaataaatagacggGGAGAAGGGAGAGCTCTTCCTTATAGTAGAATTTCAATTAATAAAGGAATGACGGAAATAGAAAATCTCCATCTGGCAAACACTGCATTAATAATTGTTGCAGGCAAGGTCCATcagtggatgctaaaattagtgggtgaaAAAGTGATGGAAACAGGATATCTTCCCACAAGATATGTATTAATTACAGAGTAGAAAATAGtgattttacagtggagaaatctgtgAACTCCACCTGAACcaggtgatcaaagttaacatcaccagtaataagacACATCAACATCATGTACTGACTGAGAACGGCACAGCATTTCTGTGATTTTCTTGCTAAAAATGCATAacttcagtctaatcatgagaaaacatcaataaaataactgaCCACTACTCTTCCTaaatgtcaaggtcataaaaggcagagagagactAAGGAACTGTTACAGAtgggaggagactaaggagacataacAACTAAATGCTCCGTAGGATCCTAGACCAGAAAACAAACTTTCTTTAGTGGGAAAATTGGTGAAGGACAAATAAGGTTTGTAGATGAGCTAATAGTGTTCTATCAGTGTTAATTTCCAAATTGATAATTGTACTATCGTTATGTGATATGTTAATATTAGGGGAATCAGGGTAAAGGGATTCTGTgccatttttgcaacttttccacaaatataaaattaattcaaaatgaaatgtttaaaaaactgagtgtttaaaaatgaaattattatgcAAAATAGAAGCAATatcaaaaggaaagaaggaaggaaccaGAAGTGATTTGGTGACTGATTCGATTTGGGGGGTCAGGGCTTGAGGTAAGATTTTATTGATAATGTACATTCAAAAATACCTTACATTTTTTGAGTAGCTGGGAAGATGATTGAGCATTAACTATAATGGGGAAGTCTGGAAGAGAAGCTGGTTTTGTGGAAGATAAATGTTTGCTATCTTTTGATTATGCTAAGATTTCAAACTTGTGTGTGATTAGGACAGAATAGTGTTCAGACTCAGGTTTGACATGTAATAAGCCACCTTTGTCACCTTACCAGATTTGGTGTCGCCCCCAGGGAGACACAGCGTCCGAGTCCACACTCCTAAAAAAGATGCTTCAGATGCTTAGTGCAAAAATGAAGGTCCTGCATGATCAAGCCAAATTTGAGCCTATTTGTGTATCTTAGAACTGAGGCAAACCATGCTAAAGGATAGGAAATTTGTGGAAAATTTCAGAAACTGGAAATAATGCCTATACTAAATAGAAAAACTGTTTTGAAActtgagaatatattttttaatttctaggcACCAAAGATGATACAAAGAAATCTAATCTCAGAAAAAGAATTTCTGACTACATGGATAGagcagaaaacataaagaaatactTGGATCAAGAAAAAGAAGGTAAAGGGGCCGTTTTAAGGAATGTGTCCATTAGCTATTGTGACAAAGCCCATTTCTCCCAATGTTTCTGGCTCTGCCCTttggagctctgtggggtctggaCCATTGATCCCTGGGAGCTTACAGACTGACTGCATTTCCACTCGCCTATACATAAGCTATTCTTaacctttatttttttggtggaggGGAGGGCGGTGGTGGTCAGACACCCTCTTGAGAATCTGATGCAAGCTGTAGATACTGCAGAACTTCGCATGCTGTTTTAAGGAATTTACAGATCCCCATGAAGCTTATCTGTGGACTCGTTTAAGTAATACTACTCTGGAATACTGAATGTAAAtcctatattttatttgtatttccctttATAAAATGACCAACATATTAAAGTAGCTAAAGAAACTCCTGGGACTTCTTTGGGATTTTGTTGTGAATCTGAACATTTCAGGAGTTAAGTGTTCCTCATGATTCGAGATGCAGTAGGTATTGTTCCCTATTTATCGTTAGTTCTCTACTTATGAGCATCCAGTTTACAAACCTATATGTAAATGGTCATTGCCACCTTTGCCTGAAGTGCACACTCCTGCTGCTTTCTGTAGCCAAAGGAACTACTGCCCTCAAAAACCAGTGCCTCCAGCCCTCAGCTGCTCTTCCTCGCCATCCTTACTGCAGTCCTCGCCATCCTTACTGCAGTCCTCGCCATCCTTACTGCAGTCCTCTCCCTACCTCTTCCTAGTAATCTGCACCAGCCCTTACCCTGGGTACCCCTACTGGAGCTCCTCTGTTGAGTGGGAATAAAATTGTGTTTCCTTCACCCCAAATTGAAATCTACAGTGACATTTCCCtctaaaacattgatgaaatataGTACCATCAGCATTGTGGTTTGAATACGTTGGGTTAAATTAACCTATTGGCTAGCTTGGCTTGAAAACTGATGCATAGTTGCTTACATTATATCTGTGGAAATATTAGGAACAGAATCCAAACTACTGGTTTTTAAACAAAGTTTGAAAGTAGAAATTAGGAACTACCCCATTAggggttgtattttttaaaaaccttgaaGGTCTTTGATAACTTATTCAATAATTATTCATTTTGAATGAACAAAAACAATGGACCTATCCTACTGATCCTGTGGCATCCTAGTCTTTGGCTTGGGTTATTGAGAAGTACTGTAAATTGCTGCTTAAAATATTCTCTACAAGTTCTAAGAAAGACTTGTAAACTCCACATTATACTGCATTTATGTTTAATACTCACTTTAGCTATTAAATTGTAGGACATAAAAAGACTTAAATCTGAAGAGAAAGACCAGATAGCCACTGAATTATAGTTTGTGGTTCTACTCATGGTGACGGGAATATcggatatttttatatatacagtcCTCTCTTGAATAAACTGCCTAGTCTATAGGATTCAGCTCAAGAACCTATTCCAAGAAATCTCTGGACTTTCCCACTTGCCTGGCCTCCGTGAAGGCAGAAATCACTCTTGGGATGGTTTGCCTTATTTATCTCTGTATGTGTAGTGTCTTGCAatgtgcctggtatatagtaggcATTCAAAAATGTTTGCTCAGTggagttaaaaaaattaacttgtaTCTGATCCTGATTAATCaccatatataaatgtttaaaaagaaaataagtggtCACTGGTTTTATTATTGAAGCTTGTGTTTTGTAGATGGAAAATATCACAAGCAAATTAAAATAGAAGAGAATGCAACAGGTTTCAGTTATGAGTCACTTTTTCAAGAATACCTTAATGAAACAGTTACAGAAGTTTGGATAGAAGATCCTTATATTAGACATACTCATCAGGTAGGTGAAATGTACTAAAATATGATgaaatgttattatttaaaatgtacgaGTTAGTAATAACCCATCCTAATGTCTTTCAGCTGTATAACTTTCTTCGATTTTGTGAGATGCTTATTAAGAAACCATGTAAAGTAAAAACTATTCATCTTCTCACCTCTCTGGAGGAAGTAGGTATCTGAAAGCATTTATTCTTTCTTAACTTCATTCAGTTACAAGATGTAGTTTGAGCAAGGAAAACCTGGACATAATGCTTCAGCTAGAGCTATTTCAGAATAAACTTATTACCTAACAATCAGCATAAAACACCTTGAGAAAAATGCTGTTGATTTCAGTATGTTGTACTTTGCCTGTAGCCACTTTGCTAAACTCTTATTCAAATTGTTTGTCACTTTAGTCTCTTGGATGTTCTAGGAGGCCGTCACACTGTCTGCACTATTGACAATTTTGTCTCTTCTTTACCAATTACTATatctatctctttttcttgatttattgCATTGGCCTTCTTGGGGATCATAGCATAATAGTGGGCATCTCTATCTTGATTTTGACTTAAGTAGGAATGCTTCTAAATAATTCAGATTTCTAGGATTAATttgggaagaaaggaaccccATTTGAATAACTAAACAGCATTACTAAAATACATTTTAGGAGATAGGACAATGTTGTATTCTGTTCACATTagagaaaaacaattattttgataaaacagttGCTCTTAAACTACTTCATATTCTTTGGTTGCTTCTTTGAGACGTTAGACAGTGAAACTAGTATAGAACCTTTCCATTTTAATTCACCTATGATACACATTGCAGAGCTCagggataatttaaaatattaataactgaGGAAGAAAATTGTATTTTCCTATTAACAGGGCAGTGGGAGAGAGCAGCAAAGTAGTGGcctgagagaaataaaagagtCACTCAGGAATCATGGAG
Coding sequences within it:
- the MITD1 gene encoding MIT domain-containing protein 1 isoform X3 — encoded protein: MARSAAGQDPESTAAVTVLKRAVELDSESRYPQALVCYQEGIDLLLQVLKGTKDDTKKSNLRKRISDYMDRAENIKKYLDQEKEDGKYHKQIKIEENATGFSYESLFQEYLNETVTEVWIEDPYIRHTHQLYNFLRFCEMLIKKPCKVKTIHLLTSLEEGSGREQQSSGLREIKESLRNHGVLLELEYSSSIHDREIRFRLHSRQGF
- the MITD1 gene encoding MIT domain-containing protein 1 isoform X2, which translates into the protein MARSAAGQDPESTAAVTVLKRAVELDSESRYPQALVCYQEGIDLLLQVLKGTKDDTKKSNLRKRISDYMDRAENIKKYLDQEKEDGKYHKQIKIEENATGFSYESLFQEYLNETVTEVWIEDPYIRHTHQLYNFLRFCEMLIKKPCKVKTIHLLTSLEEGSGREQQSSGLREIKESLRNHGVLLELEYSSSIHDREIRVVFPLDIVILI
- the MITD1 gene encoding MIT domain-containing protein 1 isoform X1, with the protein product MARSAAGQDPESTAAVTVLKRAVELDSESRYPQALVCYQEGIDLLLQVLKGTKDDTKKSNLRKRISDYMDRAENIKKYLDQEKEDGKYHKQIKIEENATGFSYESLFQEYLNETVTEVWIEDPYIRHTHQLYNFLRFCEMLIKKPCKVKTIHLLTSLEEGSGREQQSSGLREIKESLRNHGVLLELEYSSSIHDREIRFNNGWMIKIGRGLDYFKKPQSRFSLGYCDFDLRPCHETTVDIFHNKHTKKI